DNA from Desulfovibrio sp. X2:
CGGCCGGGCCGGAGTCCGCCACGGGACCGCCGCCGATGGCCCGCTGGACGGCGGACAGCCGCGTGAGCTCGGACGGGAGACGATGATAGATGAGCGCCTCGGGGCGCCCCTCGGCCTCGGTCAGGAAGCGCTGCCAGAGGCGGAAGCGCCCTTCCCTGTTGCTCTTGCCGGGGTGAAAGCCGTGGTCCTGGGCGCAGGCCACCACCATGTCCGGCTGCGCGAGCCCCGCTGCGGCCAGGAAGGCCCGCCAGAAACCCGCGTCGTAGTCGGCCAGCTGCACGGGCACGTGGCCCTCGGGCATGGTCTCGGAAAGGGTCACGCCCATCTTCTCGACCAGGGAGAGGTCGTCTCCCAGGGAGTAGGCCGCCTCCGGATGGGCCGCGGCCGGGAGTCCGGCAGCGAGGTGCGCCTTGAGCGCGCGGTAGAAGCCGCCGCCCATGTTCGTGCCGCAGAGGTAGACGGCGCGGCCCGCGGCGGTCATGGCGCTTATGCGCGCGGCCACGGCGCGGGCCGGTGCGGGCAGCACGAACTTGGGCCAGTTGTTCTGGACGAGCGACGGCTCGACGTAGAGCACGTCCTGGGTGCCGCTGCCGATGTCGAGGACGAGCGTGCGCGCGGTGGATGCAAAAGAGGAGGATGCGGACATGAGGATTCCCGTTGCTGACGTATTCTTAAAGTGTTCCTTCAATGGACGGAGCAGGTCAATGGATGCGCGCACCGAGCGGCACGTCGCGGTCCGGCTGCAGCAGGGCCACGCCGCCTCCCGCCTCGAGGCAGCCGAGCACCAGCACCTCGCTCGTGAAGCCCGCGATGCGCCGCGTGCCGAGGTTGGTGGCCGCGACAACCAGGCGGCCGACGAGATCCTCGGGCGCGTAGAGCGCGGTCAGCTGGGCGCTGCTCCTGCGCGTTCCGAAGTCGCCGAAGTCGATGGTCAGCTTGTAGGCGGGCTTCCTGGCCTCGGGGAAGGGCTCGGCGGCAGCGATGCGGCCGATGCGCATCTCGACCTTGAAAAAGTCCTCCGCGGCTATCTGCGGCGCCTGGTCCGTCTCCTTCGCATCGGCCATTGCGACCCTCCCGGCATGTCGGCGTGTTGTGCGAAGGTGTTGATGTAGTATAGGGAGGGAGTGCTGACAAGGCGGACCGAAACGTCCATGGAGATCCCTGCATGACCGAACTGCTCACCCTGCTCGCCCTGCTCGCGGCCCTTGCCGTGGTCATGGCCCTGTTCACGGCCGGGGTCAGCCACGCCATGCTCTGGTACGAGTGCCGGGGCACGCCGCACGAGAAACGCCTGCGCGACCTGGCGAAGGGCGGCGTGCGCGTCTGGCTGCTCGGGCGCATCGTCGTCTCGGCCGCGTGCCAGCTGTTCCTCTACGCCACCTACCCCCTGGGCTGGCTCGGCCGCCATGCCCCACCCGCCTTCGGCAAGGAGCCGGAGGCCGGACCGGACGAGCCCTGCATGCTGCTCGTGCACGGCCTCTACCACAACGCGGCGGCTTGGCTGCGCTTCGCCCCCCGCCTGCGCCGCGCGGGCTACAAGGACCTGCGCGCGGTCTGCTACGGAAGCTTCGCGCGCGGCTTCGACGAGGTGGCCGACGACGTGGCCGGACGGATACGGGAGATCGTGCGGGAGAACGGAGAAAGGCCGCTGCTGCTCATCGGCCACAGCCTGGGCGGACTCTTCGTGCGCCGGGCCCTGGCCGATCCCGGGATCGCCGCGGCCTGCCGCGCCGCCGTGACGCTCGGCAGCCCCCACCAGGGAAGCCGCCTCTCGGCCTTCGGCATCGGCCGTCTGGTGCGCGACCTGCATCCGAGCTCTGCGGCAATCCGGGCCATGCGGGAACTCCCCGGCGCGCGGGGCGTGCCCTGCCTGGCGCTCCGCTCACCCGCGGACGGCATGGTCGTGCCGCCCGAGGGGCTCGAGCCGCCCGAGGGAGCCGGGTTCGAGACGATCACCACCCCGCCCTGCGACCACATCCAGATGCTCTACCACCAAGGCGTGGCCGCCCTGGTCGCGGACTTCCTGCGCCGCGCGGCGCCCGCGCCGAGAAGCTGATCATCACCGAGCGGCCCGAGCGGCCCGCTGCCCGTCCCCGCTGTTCCAGCTAAT
Protein-coding regions in this window:
- a CDS encoding DUF1786 domain-containing protein, which gives rise to MSASSSFASTARTLVLDIGSGTQDVLYVEPSLVQNNWPKFVLPAPARAVAARISAMTAAGRAVYLCGTNMGGGFYRALKAHLAAGLPAAAHPEAAYSLGDDLSLVEKMGVTLSETMPEGHVPVQLADYDAGFWRAFLAAAGLAQPDMVVACAQDHGFHPGKSNREGRFRLWQRFLTEAEGRPEALIYHRLPSELTRLSAVQRAIGGGPVADSGPAAVLGVLAVPEIEARAHAEGGCIVNIGNSHTIAFLVHGGRMWGVYEQHTGIKDGPALWEDLTRFRTGELTFAEVFDAKGHGCMTLDLPKEANGFASTWVIGPQRDLLAGFPVEFPHPGGDMMLAGCFGLLKGLGGGLGGFHG
- a CDS encoding triacylglycerol lipase is translated as MTELLTLLALLAALAVVMALFTAGVSHAMLWYECRGTPHEKRLRDLAKGGVRVWLLGRIVVSAACQLFLYATYPLGWLGRHAPPAFGKEPEAGPDEPCMLLVHGLYHNAAAWLRFAPRLRRAGYKDLRAVCYGSFARGFDEVADDVAGRIREIVRENGERPLLLIGHSLGGLFVRRALADPGIAAACRAAVTLGSPHQGSRLSAFGIGRLVRDLHPSSAAIRAMRELPGARGVPCLALRSPADGMVVPPEGLEPPEGAGFETITTPPCDHIQMLYHQGVAALVADFLRRAAPAPRS
- a CDS encoding tRNA-binding protein, coding for MADAKETDQAPQIAAEDFFKVEMRIGRIAAAEPFPEARKPAYKLTIDFGDFGTRRSSAQLTALYAPEDLVGRLVVAATNLGTRRIAGFTSEVLVLGCLEAGGGVALLQPDRDVPLGARIH